A single genomic interval of Bradyrhizobium japonicum USDA 6 harbors:
- a CDS encoding MFS transporter: MSAQGTPDVAGRTAGEGKATPKGAWTVTFLLFLFMVVNFADKIVVGLAGVPIMTDLKLDAEQFGLLGSSFFFLFSISAIVVGFIVNKVPTRWVLLTLAVIWALAQFPMVGTVSFTTLLICRIVLGAGEGPAFSVAAHAIYKWFPDEKRTLPTAILSQGSAFGVILAVPALNWVIVNHSWHYAFGALGVVGLLWVCAWLTFGKEGPLEDTQVLAVTEPKIPYVQLLTSRTFLGCVIATFGAYWALSLGLTWFTPFIVKGLGFSQSQAGFVSILPWVFGATIVILTGWISQVMMARGYTTRISRGVLGSVPLILGGLILAMMPHVSGAGWQIASLVIGSGLCGAIYVVCPPMLGEFTPASQRGAVIAIYGALYTLSGIIAPSVMGAVIQRAGSMLDGYLTGFTINAVVMVGSGVIGLLLLWPNTEKARLTRGAAPQGAALKGAVSPT; the protein is encoded by the coding sequence ATGAGCGCTCAGGGAACGCCCGACGTTGCGGGCAGGACGGCAGGGGAAGGCAAGGCAACGCCGAAGGGCGCCTGGACCGTCACATTTCTCCTCTTTCTCTTCATGGTCGTGAACTTCGCGGACAAGATCGTCGTCGGTCTCGCCGGCGTGCCGATCATGACAGACCTGAAGCTCGACGCCGAGCAATTCGGCCTGCTCGGCTCCTCGTTCTTCTTCCTGTTCTCGATCTCGGCCATCGTGGTCGGCTTCATCGTCAACAAGGTGCCGACGCGCTGGGTGCTGCTGACGCTGGCGGTGATCTGGGCGCTGGCGCAGTTCCCGATGGTCGGCACCGTCTCGTTCACCACGCTCCTGATCTGCCGCATCGTGCTGGGCGCGGGCGAGGGCCCGGCCTTCTCGGTCGCGGCGCACGCCATCTACAAATGGTTCCCCGACGAGAAGCGCACGCTGCCGACCGCGATCCTGTCGCAAGGCTCGGCCTTCGGCGTCATCCTGGCCGTGCCGGCGTTGAACTGGGTCATCGTCAATCATTCCTGGCACTACGCCTTCGGCGCGCTTGGCGTCGTCGGCCTGCTCTGGGTCTGTGCCTGGCTGACGTTCGGCAAGGAAGGCCCGCTCGAGGACACCCAGGTTCTCGCCGTCACCGAGCCGAAAATCCCTTATGTGCAGCTTCTGACCTCGCGCACCTTCCTCGGCTGCGTGATCGCGACCTTCGGGGCCTATTGGGCGCTGTCGCTCGGCCTCACCTGGTTCACGCCGTTCATCGTCAAGGGCCTCGGCTTCTCGCAGAGTCAGGCCGGCTTCGTCTCGATCCTGCCCTGGGTGTTCGGCGCCACAATCGTCATCCTCACGGGCTGGATCTCGCAGGTGATGATGGCGCGCGGCTACACCACGCGCATCTCGCGCGGCGTGCTCGGCTCGGTGCCGCTGATCCTCGGCGGCCTGATCCTGGCGATGATGCCGCATGTCTCGGGCGCTGGCTGGCAGATCGCGTCGCTCGTCATCGGCTCGGGCCTCTGCGGCGCCATCTACGTCGTCTGCCCGCCGATGCTCGGCGAGTTTACGCCGGCCTCGCAGCGCGGCGCTGTCATCGCCATCTATGGCGCGCTCTACACGCTCTCCGGCATCATCGCGCCGAGCGTGATGGGCGCCGTGATCCAGCGCGCCGGCAGCATGCTCGACGGCTACCTGACCGGCTTCACCATCAACGCGGTGGTGATGGTTGGCTCCGGTGTCATTGGCCTGCTGCTGCTGTGGCCGAACACGGAAAAGGCCAGGCTGACCCGCGGTGCGGCCCCGCAAGGCGCAGCACTGAAGGGTGCGGTCTCGCCGACGTAA
- a CDS encoding N-acyl-D-amino-acid deacylase family protein, with protein sequence MSTPDLVIRGGTVADGSGGELFEADVAITAGKITEVGKISAKGREEIDARGKLVTPGFVDVHTHYDGQVTWSQDITPSSQNGVTTAIMGNCGVGFAPCKPADHTRLIQLMEGVEDIPEPVLSAGIPWAWESFPDYMNWLSKRDFDIDVGAQLPHAALRVYVMGERGARRDPSTAEDNAAMAKLAGEAVRSGALGFSTSRTLNHRTSTGDFTPTLKAGEDELTAIAGAMHREGRSVLQFVLDLSTLHEDLPMMLRVADATKCPISFSITQNDKAPQRWRQTLDEINAAARRGLSITAQIAARPVGLLLGLELSRNPFQTHPSYKAIAHLPLKERLARLHQPEVRKAILSETATATDDPLFFRPNYDKMFLLGDPPDYEQPPENALGPQARKQGRQPEELAYDAMLSDGGKGMLYVPFLNYADGNLDATREMLIDPQSVPGLSDGGAHCGIICDASFPTYLLTHWTRDRTRGEKLTIPFVVAAQSRKTALSVGLTDRGLVAPGYKADVNVIDYDRLHLHPPKVHYDLPVGGRRLLQDVDGYEATIVSGVVTRRHGEATGRRPGKLIRGAQGVAS encoded by the coding sequence ATGAGCACCCCTGACCTCGTGATCCGCGGCGGCACCGTCGCGGATGGAAGCGGCGGCGAATTGTTCGAGGCTGATGTCGCCATCACTGCCGGCAAGATCACCGAGGTCGGGAAGATCTCCGCGAAGGGACGGGAAGAGATCGACGCGCGCGGCAAGCTCGTCACGCCCGGCTTCGTCGACGTCCACACCCATTATGACGGCCAGGTCACCTGGAGCCAGGACATCACGCCGTCGTCGCAGAACGGCGTCACCACGGCCATCATGGGCAATTGCGGCGTCGGCTTCGCGCCGTGCAAGCCCGCCGACCACACCCGCCTGATCCAGCTCATGGAGGGCGTCGAGGACATTCCGGAGCCGGTGCTGAGCGCCGGCATTCCCTGGGCCTGGGAGAGCTTTCCGGACTACATGAATTGGCTGTCGAAGCGCGATTTCGACATCGATGTCGGTGCGCAGCTGCCGCATGCCGCGCTACGCGTCTATGTCATGGGCGAGCGCGGCGCACGCCGCGATCCCTCGACGGCGGAAGACAACGCGGCGATGGCGAAGCTCGCGGGCGAAGCGGTGCGCTCGGGCGCGCTGGGCTTCTCGACCTCGCGCACGCTCAACCACCGCACTTCGACCGGCGATTTCACGCCGACGCTGAAGGCCGGCGAGGACGAGCTCACCGCCATTGCCGGCGCGATGCATCGCGAGGGCCGCAGCGTGCTGCAATTCGTGCTCGACCTCTCCACCCTCCACGAAGATCTGCCGATGATGCTGCGGGTGGCCGACGCCACCAAATGCCCGATCTCGTTCTCGATCACGCAGAACGACAAGGCGCCGCAGCGCTGGCGCCAGACGCTGGACGAGATCAACGCGGCCGCCAGGCGCGGCCTTTCCATCACCGCGCAGATCGCGGCGCGCCCGGTCGGCCTGCTGCTCGGGCTCGAGCTGTCGCGCAATCCGTTCCAGACCCATCCGAGCTACAAGGCGATCGCGCATCTGCCGCTGAAGGAGCGGCTGGCGCGGCTGCACCAGCCGGAGGTGCGCAAGGCGATCCTGAGCGAGACGGCGACCGCGACCGACGATCCGCTGTTCTTCCGGCCCAACTACGACAAGATGTTCCTGCTCGGCGATCCCCCCGATTACGAGCAGCCGCCGGAGAACGCGCTGGGCCCGCAGGCGCGCAAGCAGGGCCGCCAGCCGGAAGAGCTCGCTTACGATGCGATGCTGTCGGATGGGGGCAAGGGCATGCTCTACGTGCCCTTCCTCAACTATGCCGACGGCAATCTCGACGCGACGCGGGAGATGCTGATCGATCCGCAATCGGTGCCCGGCCTCTCCGACGGCGGCGCGCATTGCGGCATCATCTGCGACGCGAGCTTCCCGACCTATCTGCTGACGCACTGGACCCGCGACCGCACGCGCGGCGAGAAGCTCACGATTCCCTTCGTGGTCGCCGCGCAGTCGCGCAAGACCGCGCTCTCGGTCGGCCTCACCGATCGCGGGCTCGTTGCGCCCGGCTACAAGGCCGACGTCAACGTGATCGACTACGACCGGCTGCATCTGCATCCGCCGAAGGTGCATTACGATCTGCCGGTCGGCGGGCGGCGGCTGTTGCAGGATGTCGACGGCTATGAGGCGACGATCGTGTCGGGCGTGGTGACGCGGCGGCACGGTGAGGCGACGGGACGCCGGCCGGGGAAGTTGATCCGGGGTGCGCAGGGGGTGGCGAGCTAG
- a CDS encoding MFS transporter, whose translation MVDVLAAPQQGKADSALRTLTGISIAHWVSHFHLLVLPMLFPFLKSQLGVGYIELGFALTVSAVVSGLTQAPTGYLVDHFGARKILLGGLALGGFALILLGLHLSYASLIACAVLLGLANSVYHPADYAILAEHMDEARMGRAFSVHTFAGYLGGAVAPAIVAALVTISGGTGALIASGGIAVLVALLLVVMNIPDAGAHKTKPGNENAPKQAVITPALITLTALFMLLSLSVAGINNFGVVALMSGYGASYSAANVALTAFLAASAAGVLAGGFLADHTARHGYVAAACFAANAAIVLLIALVTLPGWMLTAAMMMAGFLSGVIAPSRDMLVRNAAPAGAAGRAFGIVSTGFNLGGIVSPLLFGWIMDQSAPHWVFGASVIFMVATVVLSPFTERKPAKAATQP comes from the coding sequence ATGGTCGACGTTCTCGCTGCACCGCAACAAGGCAAGGCGGACAGCGCGCTGCGCACGCTGACCGGGATTTCGATCGCGCATTGGGTCAGCCATTTCCATCTGCTGGTCCTGCCGATGCTGTTTCCGTTCCTGAAGAGCCAGCTCGGCGTCGGCTATATCGAGCTCGGCTTCGCGCTCACCGTCTCGGCGGTCGTATCCGGCCTGACGCAGGCGCCGACCGGCTATCTCGTCGACCATTTTGGCGCACGCAAGATCCTGCTGGGCGGGCTCGCGCTCGGCGGCTTCGCGCTGATCCTGCTCGGCCTGCATCTCAGCTATGCCTCGCTGATTGCCTGCGCGGTGCTGCTGGGTCTCGCCAACAGCGTCTACCACCCCGCCGACTACGCCATCCTGGCCGAACACATGGATGAGGCGCGGATGGGCCGCGCCTTCTCGGTCCACACCTTTGCCGGCTATCTCGGCGGCGCCGTGGCGCCGGCGATCGTCGCGGCGCTCGTCACCATCTCCGGCGGCACGGGTGCGCTGATCGCGTCAGGCGGGATCGCCGTGCTGGTGGCCCTGCTGCTGGTCGTCATGAACATTCCCGATGCCGGCGCGCACAAGACCAAGCCGGGCAACGAGAACGCGCCGAAGCAGGCCGTGATCACGCCGGCGCTGATCACGCTCACCGCGCTGTTCATGCTGCTCAGCCTGTCGGTCGCCGGCATCAACAATTTCGGCGTGGTGGCGCTGATGAGTGGCTACGGCGCGTCCTACTCCGCCGCCAACGTCGCACTCACCGCGTTCCTCGCCGCCAGCGCCGCAGGCGTGCTCGCCGGCGGCTTCCTCGCCGACCACACCGCGCGCCACGGCTATGTCGCAGCCGCTTGCTTTGCCGCGAACGCAGCGATCGTGCTGCTGATCGCGCTGGTCACGCTGCCCGGCTGGATGCTGACGGCCGCGATGATGATGGCGGGCTTCCTCTCCGGCGTGATCGCGCCCTCGCGGGACATGCTGGTGCGCAATGCCGCGCCTGCCGGCGCCGCGGGCCGCGCCTTCGGCATCGTCTCCACCGGCTTCAATCTCGGCGGCATCGTCAGCCCGCTGCTGTTCGGCTGGATCATGGACCAGAGCGCGCCGCACTGGGTGTTCGGGGCGTCCGTGATCTTCATGGTGGCAACCGTGGTGCTGTCGCCGTTCACGGAACGGAAGCCTGCCAAGGCTGCGACGCAACCCTGA
- a CDS encoding MBL fold metallo-hydrolase: MIFRQLFDSVSGTYSYVLASRPGGEALILDPVLEKVDRYCQLLRELDLKLVKAVDTHLHADHVTGLGELRDRTHCMTVMGDQTKADVVAMRVADGDKVTIEGLSLDVMYTPGHTDDSYSYLMGDRVFTGDTLLIRGTGRTDFQNGSSRAQYDSIFNRLLKLPDETMVFPAHDYKGDTVSTIGEERRYNPRLQVRSVDEYIELMANLKLPNPKMMDVAVPANMHVGLHQEELEKEGRAVSAVEAIRILGRPDILLVDLRETNERLKHGMLEGALHTPYPSVEDSLKPGGMLREVAAATGRRVVFFCAFGERSAMAVAAAKEAGLSNTAHIAGGIDAWKKAGGPVMH; encoded by the coding sequence ATGATCTTTCGCCAGCTCTTCGACAGCGTTTCGGGCACCTACAGCTATGTCCTCGCCAGCCGCCCCGGCGGCGAGGCGTTGATCCTCGATCCCGTGCTGGAGAAGGTCGACCGCTACTGCCAGCTGCTGCGCGAGCTCGACCTCAAGCTGGTGAAAGCCGTCGACACCCATCTCCATGCTGACCACGTCACCGGTCTCGGCGAGCTGCGCGACCGCACCCATTGCATGACCGTGATGGGCGACCAGACCAAGGCCGACGTGGTGGCGATGCGGGTCGCCGACGGCGACAAGGTGACGATCGAGGGCCTGTCGCTCGACGTGATGTACACGCCCGGCCACACCGACGATTCCTACTCCTACCTGATGGGCGACCGCGTCTTCACCGGCGACACGCTTCTGATCCGCGGCACCGGCCGCACCGATTTCCAGAACGGCTCGTCGCGCGCGCAATACGATTCGATCTTCAATCGCCTGCTCAAGCTGCCGGACGAGACGATGGTGTTCCCGGCGCATGACTACAAGGGCGACACCGTCTCCACCATCGGCGAGGAGAGGCGCTACAATCCGCGGCTCCAGGTGCGTTCGGTCGACGAATATATCGAGCTGATGGCGAACCTGAAGCTGCCCAATCCGAAGATGATGGACGTCGCGGTGCCCGCCAACATGCATGTCGGCCTGCATCAGGAGGAGTTGGAGAAAGAGGGCCGCGCGGTCAGCGCCGTCGAGGCGATCCGCATCCTCGGCCGTCCCGACATCCTGCTGGTCGATCTGCGCGAGACCAATGAGCGGTTGAAGCACGGCATGCTCGAAGGCGCGCTGCATACGCCCTATCCGTCCGTCGAAGACAGCCTGAAGCCCGGCGGCATGCTGCGCGAAGTCGCGGCCGCCACCGGCCGCCGCGTCGTGTTCTTCTGCGCCTTCGGCGAACGCTCGGCGATGGCGGTGGCCGCCGCCAAGGAAGCCGGTCTTTCCAACACCGCCCACATTGCCGGCGGCATCGATGCCTGGAAGAAGGCCGGCGGGCCGGTGATGCACTGA
- a CDS encoding DsrE family protein, with translation MRWRICRAMLLAALTFATPWASAQQVPLQDKPFAEHRIVLQLSDGDVKKHALVLSVANNLLKAYDPDKVAIEVVAFGPGIDLLFTGSERRKQVESLIAQGVRFDICLNTLDTIERESGKRPEFIPAATPVQVGVGQILFLAENGYTVVRP, from the coding sequence ATGCGGTGGCGGATCTGTCGCGCGATGCTGCTGGCGGCGCTCACCTTCGCCACGCCATGGGCCTCGGCACAGCAGGTGCCGCTCCAGGACAAGCCGTTCGCCGAGCACAGGATCGTGCTTCAGCTCTCCGACGGCGATGTGAAGAAGCACGCGCTGGTGCTGAGCGTCGCCAACAATCTCCTGAAGGCCTACGATCCCGACAAGGTCGCGATCGAGGTGGTGGCGTTCGGCCCCGGCATTGATCTCCTGTTCACCGGCAGCGAACGCCGCAAGCAGGTCGAAAGCCTGATCGCACAGGGCGTGCGCTTCGATATCTGCCTCAACACGCTCGACACGATCGAGCGGGAGAGCGGAAAACGGCCGGAGTTCATCCCCGCTGCGACGCCGGTGCAGGTCGGGGTCGGGCAGATCCTGTTCCTGGCTGAGAATGGGTACACGGTGGTGCGGCCCTGA
- the soxB gene encoding thiosulfohydrolase SoxB: MAIRRRDFLKSTAAVATSLSLPRLARGAEAASIYDLERFGNARILHTTDTHAQLNPVYVREPSVNIGIGEMAGRPPHLVGRAFLERFGIRSDSADAYAFSCFEFEKSAGRFGKLGGFAHLKTLIDRLRGDAGEKHSVLVDGGDLWQGTGLANIMQGRDMVEVANLLGIEAMTGHWEFTYGEQALRDNLERFKGEFLAQNVFLTEEAAFNDAPAFDKASGRVFKPSMIKELGGHRVAIIGQAFPYVPIAHPKRFTPDWTFGIREEELQKHVDALRATEKVDAVVLLSHNGMDVDLKLASRVTGIDVILGGHTHDAIPQPIAVKNASGTTLVTNAGSNGKFLGVLDLALDKGKVGDVRYHLLPVYSELLKPDPGMAELIGRVRAPHVTDWSEKIATPDRLLYRRDNFAGPVDELICTALRSELDAEIALSPGFRWGVTALSGQPLTMEDVLAETAITYPETYVQEMTGAQIKDVLEDICDNLFNPDPYYQQGGDMVRAGGLSYTCTPTGTVGSRISELKLNGGKALSASHRYKVAGWASVNGQQGAPVWDVVAKYLRSGRMFQERLGSGVTLKGVEGNPGIAGQG; this comes from the coding sequence ATGGCCATCCGCCGCCGCGATTTCCTGAAGAGCACCGCTGCTGTCGCCACATCGCTCAGCCTGCCGCGGCTCGCGCGCGGCGCCGAGGCCGCGAGCATTTACGACCTCGAACGGTTCGGCAATGCGCGCATCCTGCACACTACCGACACGCATGCGCAGCTCAACCCGGTCTATGTCCGCGAGCCCAGCGTCAATATCGGCATCGGCGAGATGGCAGGACGGCCGCCGCATCTGGTTGGCCGCGCCTTCCTCGAACGGTTCGGGATCCGCTCGGACAGCGCCGATGCCTATGCCTTCAGCTGTTTCGAATTCGAGAAGTCCGCGGGCCGCTTCGGCAAGCTCGGCGGCTTCGCCCATCTGAAGACACTGATCGATCGCTTGCGCGGCGATGCCGGCGAAAAGCACTCCGTGCTCGTCGACGGCGGCGACCTCTGGCAGGGCACGGGTCTTGCCAACATCATGCAGGGCCGCGACATGGTCGAGGTCGCCAATCTGCTGGGCATCGAGGCGATGACCGGGCATTGGGAATTCACCTATGGCGAGCAGGCGCTGCGCGACAATCTCGAGCGCTTCAAGGGCGAATTTCTGGCGCAGAACGTCTTCCTGACCGAGGAAGCCGCATTCAACGACGCTCCCGCCTTCGACAAGGCGAGCGGACGCGTGTTCAAGCCTTCGATGATCAAGGAGCTCGGCGGCCATCGCGTTGCGATCATAGGCCAGGCCTTCCCCTATGTGCCGATCGCGCATCCGAAGCGGTTCACGCCGGACTGGACTTTTGGCATCCGCGAGGAGGAGTTGCAGAAGCATGTCGATGCCTTGCGCGCCACCGAGAAGGTCGATGCGGTCGTCCTGCTGTCGCACAACGGCATGGACGTCGATCTCAAGCTCGCGAGCCGCGTCACCGGCATCGACGTCATCCTCGGCGGCCATACCCATGATGCGATCCCGCAGCCCATCGCGGTGAAGAACGCCAGCGGCACCACGCTCGTGACCAATGCCGGCTCCAACGGAAAATTCCTGGGCGTCCTCGATCTCGCGCTCGACAAGGGCAAGGTCGGCGATGTCAGGTATCATCTGCTGCCGGTCTATTCCGAGTTGCTGAAGCCCGACCCTGGCATGGCCGAGCTGATCGGCCGGGTGCGCGCGCCGCATGTGACCGACTGGTCGGAGAAGATCGCAACGCCCGACCGCCTGCTCTATCGCCGCGACAATTTCGCCGGCCCCGTCGACGAGCTGATCTGCACCGCGCTGCGCAGCGAACTCGACGCCGAGATCGCGCTATCGCCGGGCTTCCGCTGGGGCGTCACCGCACTATCCGGCCAGCCGCTGACCATGGAGGATGTGCTCGCGGAAACCGCGATCACCTATCCCGAGACCTATGTGCAGGAGATGACCGGCGCCCAGATCAAGGATGTGCTGGAGGACATCTGCGACAACCTCTTCAACCCCGACCCCTATTACCAGCAGGGCGGCGACATGGTGCGCGCCGGCGGGCTCAGCTACACCTGCACGCCAACGGGTACGGTCGGCAGCCGCATCTCCGAGCTGAAGCTCAATGGCGGCAAGGCGCTCAGCGCGAGCCACCGCTACAAGGTCGCGGGCTGGGCCTCGGTCAACGGCCAGCAGGGCGCACCCGTGTGGGATGTCGTCGCCAAATATCTGCGCTCGGGCCGGATGTTTCAGGAGCGACTCGGCTCCGGCGTGACGCTGAAGGGCGTCGAGGGCAATCCAGGCATTGCAGGACAGGGATGA
- the soxA gene encoding sulfur oxidation c-type cytochrome SoxA, with protein MNVRFCLLLGSVSAALVAFALTSPRVIAADKVDPVADAKAFQNFFFQKFPTVKHEDFVNGPYSMNEDMKRQWQEKEEFPPYEFALDAGKEMFATPFRNGKTYADCFPNGGIGIRQNYPYFDTAEGKVVTLELALNRCREANGEAPYSYVKDEMASLTAYMAFTSRGKPMDIKIPDDPRALAAYENGKRYFYTRRGQMNFSCASCHVQSPGERIRAEILAPALGILNAMPIYRSEWSGMGTTSRRFVTCNSQTRAVPLEPQADEYRDVEYFLSYVANGLPISGPGARP; from the coding sequence ATGAATGTCCGCTTCTGTCTCCTGCTTGGTTCGGTGAGCGCCGCGCTGGTCGCGTTCGCCCTCACCTCTCCGCGCGTGATCGCGGCCGACAAGGTCGATCCCGTTGCCGATGCGAAAGCGTTCCAGAACTTCTTCTTCCAGAAGTTTCCGACCGTGAAGCACGAGGATTTCGTCAACGGTCCTTATTCGATGAACGAGGACATGAAGCGGCAGTGGCAGGAGAAGGAGGAATTCCCGCCCTACGAGTTCGCGCTCGACGCCGGCAAGGAGATGTTTGCGACCCCGTTCAGGAACGGCAAGACCTATGCCGACTGCTTCCCGAACGGCGGCATCGGCATCCGCCAGAACTATCCTTACTTCGACACTGCGGAAGGCAAGGTCGTCACGCTGGAGCTCGCGCTCAACCGCTGCCGCGAGGCCAATGGCGAGGCGCCCTACTCCTACGTCAAGGACGAGATGGCCTCGCTGACCGCCTACATGGCGTTCACCTCGCGCGGCAAGCCGATGGACATCAAGATCCCCGACGACCCGCGCGCGCTCGCCGCGTACGAGAACGGCAAGCGCTACTTCTACACGCGCCGCGGCCAGATGAATTTCTCCTGCGCGAGCTGCCATGTGCAGAGCCCGGGCGAGCGCATCCGCGCCGAGATCCTGGCGCCGGCACTCGGCATTCTGAACGCGATGCCGATCTACCGCTCCGAATGGAGCGGCATGGGCACGACCAGCCGCCGCTTCGTCACCTGCAACAGCCAGACCCGCGCGGTTCCGCTGGAGCCACAGGCCGATGAATATCGCGACGTCGAATATTTCCTGTCCTACGTCGCCAACGGCCTGCCGATTTCAGGGCCGGGAGCGCGGCCATGA
- the soxZ gene encoding thiosulfate oxidation carrier complex protein SoxZ: MASSIRVRATANGDITEVQALIQHPMDTGLVKDAKGEVIPAHFVQRLKFECNGKDVFVADWGTAVSKDPYVKFSFKGARKGDDLKVSWTDNKGGSDTTTAKIS; this comes from the coding sequence ATGGCATCCAGCATTCGCGTCCGCGCCACGGCCAACGGCGACATCACCGAGGTGCAGGCGCTGATCCAGCACCCCATGGACACCGGCCTGGTGAAGGACGCCAAGGGCGAGGTGATTCCGGCGCACTTCGTCCAGCGGCTGAAGTTCGAATGTAACGGCAAGGACGTCTTCGTCGCGGATTGGGGCACCGCGGTCTCCAAGGACCCCTACGTCAAGTTCAGCTTCAAGGGCGCCAGGAAGGGCGACGACCTCAAGGTCTCCTGGACCGACAACAAGGGCGGATCGGACACGACCACCGCGAAGATTTCGTGA
- the soxY gene encoding thiosulfate oxidation carrier protein SoxY, with protein sequence MTTTTGPHPTRRLILQGAAGVALLGLGHLPFAPARAAANDKYPEEAFKQKSEADAIKALYGKTAEPSDKVKLDAPEIAENGGVVPISVTTTLDKVTSISFFVAENPNALAASYKIPDGTVPAVANRLKMAKTTNVTAIVEADGKLYSATKEVKVTVGGCGG encoded by the coding sequence ATGACCACGACCACCGGCCCTCATCCGACGCGGCGCCTGATCCTTCAGGGCGCAGCCGGCGTCGCGCTGCTCGGCCTCGGCCACCTGCCGTTCGCGCCCGCGCGTGCAGCGGCCAACGACAAATATCCGGAAGAAGCATTCAAGCAGAAGAGCGAGGCGGACGCGATCAAGGCGCTCTACGGCAAGACCGCCGAGCCCTCCGACAAGGTCAAGCTCGACGCACCCGAGATCGCCGAGAACGGCGGCGTGGTGCCGATCTCGGTGACGACGACGCTCGACAAGGTCACCTCGATCTCGTTCTTCGTGGCCGAGAATCCGAACGCGCTCGCGGCAAGCTACAAGATTCCCGATGGCACGGTCCCCGCTGTCGCCAACCGCCTGAAGATGGCCAAGACCACCAACGTGACCGCGATCGTGGAAGCCGACGGCAAGCTCTACAGCGCGACCAAGGAAGTCAAAGTCACAGTCGGCGGCTGCGGCGGTTAG
- the soxX gene encoding sulfur oxidation c-type cytochrome SoxX: protein MTAFPRMPVLYVLLAIAAGLAAGPVRAQSAVADGQKLAFDRGKGNCLTCHVIKGGDLPGTIGPELKDIKSKYPDRNELVAIIFDETKRNPQTMMPPFGRNRILTEQEISAIVDFLQTL from the coding sequence TTGACCGCCTTTCCACGGATGCCCGTCCTTTACGTCCTGCTGGCGATCGCCGCCGGCCTTGCCGCAGGCCCCGTGCGGGCGCAATCCGCCGTGGCCGACGGCCAGAAGCTCGCCTTCGACCGCGGCAAGGGCAATTGCCTGACCTGCCACGTCATCAAGGGCGGCGACCTGCCAGGTACGATCGGGCCGGAGCTGAAGGACATCAAGTCAAAATACCCTGATCGCAACGAGCTGGTCGCGATCATCTTCGACGAGACCAAGCGCAATCCGCAGACCATGATGCCGCCGTTCGGCCGGAACCGGATTTTGACCGAGCAGGAGATCAGCGCGATCGTTGATTTCCTCCAGACCCTGTGA
- a CDS encoding DUF938 domain-containing protein, translating into MAEYVVEFGRDGGRVEPDGRLDAPAFHRNHEPLWAALEKHLVGLTGNVVELGSGTGQHVVHFAQHTPGLIWWPSDLNQRHLKSIEAWRVHSGLQNIRSPLRIDLTDPDWCPEMRSGQGPTSLAALFCANVIHIAPWSVAEGLFAGAGRYLRADGKLFLYGPFKRDGKHTALSNAVFDTSLREGNPEWGVRDISDVETLARGAGLRLVDTIEMPANNLTLVFAR; encoded by the coding sequence TTGGCTGAATATGTCGTCGAATTTGGCAGGGACGGCGGACGGGTCGAGCCGGATGGGCGGCTCGATGCACCGGCATTTCATCGCAATCACGAGCCGCTCTGGGCGGCGCTGGAAAAGCATCTCGTAGGCCTGACCGGCAACGTGGTCGAGCTCGGCAGCGGAACCGGCCAGCACGTGGTCCATTTCGCCCAGCACACGCCCGGCCTGATCTGGTGGCCGAGCGACCTCAACCAGCGCCACCTCAAGAGCATCGAGGCCTGGCGCGTTCATTCGGGCCTGCAAAACATCCGCTCGCCGCTGCGGATCGATCTCACCGACCCCGACTGGTGTCCGGAGATGCGAAGCGGGCAGGGCCCGACGAGTCTGGCCGCATTGTTCTGCGCCAACGTGATCCACATCGCACCGTGGAGCGTGGCCGAGGGCCTGTTCGCCGGTGCCGGCCGTTACTTGCGCGCCGACGGCAAGCTGTTCCTCTACGGCCCGTTCAAGCGCGACGGCAAGCACACCGCGCTCAGCAATGCCGTGTTCGACACCTCGTTACGCGAAGGCAATCCCGAATGGGGCGTGCGTGATATCAGCGACGTCGAGACGCTCGCGCGCGGAGCCGGCCTTCGCCTCGTCGACACGATCGAGATGCCGGCAAACAATCTGACGCTGGTGTTTGCGCGTTAG